The Geothrix sp. genome window below encodes:
- a CDS encoding LON peptidase substrate-binding domain-containing protein → MLPAILPLFPLPQVVLFPQTFLPLHVFEPRYQEMTVEVLNGHHHLVLVLMRESPDAGPFGETASTFEVGCLAEVVRAEPLTGGRWNLLVQGKEAVRILEEVPGKSFRQAHTAPLPFDSSVLWPGPHRRRLMESLHAYAAKEGIEAQLKELLDLPLEDAARLNTLAMALDFEPTERQFLLESPDLPALAERMIQLLDFAQGGRAIHGV, encoded by the coding sequence ATGCTACCAGCCATTCTTCCCCTCTTCCCCCTGCCCCAGGTCGTGCTCTTTCCGCAGACCTTCCTGCCGTTGCATGTCTTCGAGCCCCGCTATCAGGAGATGACGGTCGAGGTGCTGAACGGCCACCACCACCTGGTCCTCGTCCTGATGCGGGAGAGCCCGGATGCCGGCCCTTTCGGAGAGACGGCCTCGACCTTCGAGGTGGGTTGCCTGGCGGAGGTGGTCCGGGCCGAACCGTTGACCGGGGGGCGTTGGAACCTGCTGGTGCAGGGCAAGGAGGCGGTACGGATCCTCGAAGAGGTTCCCGGCAAGAGCTTCCGCCAGGCCCACACCGCGCCGCTCCCCTTCGACAGTTCCGTGCTCTGGCCGGGACCGCATCGCCGCCGTCTCATGGAATCGCTCCACGCCTATGCCGCCAAAGAAGGTATCGAAGCCCAGCTTAAGGAGCTCCTGGACCTGCCCCTGGAAGATGCGGCACGGCTGAACACGCTGGCGATGGCCCTGGATTTCGAACCGACCGAGCGCCAGTTCCTGCTGGAGTCGCCCGATCTTCCGGCCCTGGCGGAACGGATGATCCAGCTGCTGGATTTCGCCCAGGGGGGCCGGGCCATCCACGGGGTGTGA
- a CDS encoding KpsF/GutQ family sugar-phosphate isomerase: MNTLHHPIGVGTVKDENQATAAQEVGHAVLDAVRGGLAELRETWDPAQVNAWCQTVLGRTGRVVLTGMGKSGLVAQKVAATLASTGCPSFFLHPAEALHGDLGMVTPDDSVLALSNSGESDEVVRLLPSLLRLGIPLAAITARAESSLGQAAQWTFLYRLPQGEGCPLDLAPMASTTLQLVWGDLLAATLMDRRGFTRDNFALNHPAGSLGAKLMKVGSLMHTTWPKVEPSATLTEVLRAMTEGRLGMTSVMQNGSLSGVITDGDIRRALETAEREGRNPLGLHAEQIMTRTPARISQEALALEAAADMEARKITFLMVEQEGRPCGVIHIHDLLAAKVL, translated from the coding sequence ATGAACACCTTGCACCATCCCATCGGAGTCGGAACAGTGAAGGATGAGAACCAGGCCACCGCGGCGCAGGAAGTCGGCCATGCCGTGCTGGACGCGGTTCGAGGGGGCCTCGCCGAACTCCGGGAAACCTGGGATCCCGCCCAGGTGAATGCGTGGTGCCAGACGGTGCTGGGCCGGACCGGGCGCGTGGTGCTCACGGGCATGGGCAAGTCGGGCCTTGTGGCCCAGAAGGTGGCGGCGACCCTGGCGTCGACCGGATGCCCGAGTTTCTTCCTCCATCCTGCTGAAGCCCTGCATGGCGATCTCGGCATGGTCACCCCCGACGACTCGGTGCTGGCGCTTTCCAACAGCGGCGAAAGCGATGAGGTCGTCCGCCTCCTGCCGAGCCTGTTGCGCCTGGGGATTCCCCTCGCGGCCATCACCGCACGCGCCGAGAGCAGCCTGGGGCAGGCAGCCCAGTGGACCTTCCTCTATCGGTTGCCCCAGGGAGAGGGGTGCCCCCTCGATCTGGCCCCCATGGCGAGCACCACCCTCCAATTGGTCTGGGGCGACCTCCTGGCCGCCACCCTCATGGACCGGCGGGGGTTCACCCGGGACAACTTCGCCCTGAATCACCCCGCTGGAAGTCTTGGTGCGAAGCTTATGAAAGTCGGGAGTTTGATGCATACGACCTGGCCCAAGGTCGAGCCCTCAGCCACCCTGACCGAGGTGCTGCGCGCCATGACCGAAGGACGGCTGGGCATGACCAGCGTCATGCAGAACGGCAGCCTAAGCGGCGTCATCACCGACGGCGACATCCGCCGGGCCCTCGAAACCGCTGAGCGGGAGGGGCGGAATCCGCTTGGACTTCACGCCGAGCAGATCATGACCCGGACCCCAGCCCGGATCAGCCAGGAGGCCCTGGCCCTCGAAGCCGCCGCCGACATGGAAGCCCGGAAGATCACCTTCCTCATGGTCGAGCAGGAAGGGCGCCCCTGCGGCGTCATCCACATCCACGATCTTCTGGCGGCAAAGGTCTTGTGA
- the amrB gene encoding AmmeMemoRadiSam system protein B: MPSIPAVFTCLLASLPALGQASLSLQPEPPRRPALEEVRKAMGIPSQGDLRGQQDTVGFASRPDQMAQVWEASALPPAPEFAGPLPAPGVAGLICPHDDYLYAGRVYRRILPLVTARTVVLVGVFHKYRRFGAKDALVFDSYRAWRSPDGEIPVSELRKDLLAKLPAVDVIQDAAMQDSEHSVEAIAYWLKHLNPKVEIVSVLVPSASFDRFQELATHLGKALAESAKARGWSLGRDLAVVISSDGIHYGTDFKYTPYGEGGVGPYTEAVARDRDLLKGPLAGPVTAAKAGAFFSAVVNPQNPDEYRMPWCGRFSIPFGLLLLGETARAMGSPVPTGQTIAFGTSISFPQLPVRSQGLGVTAEANLYHFVSYPGVAYTLGRE; this comes from the coding sequence ATGCCAAGCATTCCGGCTGTCTTCACCTGCCTTCTCGCCAGCCTTCCCGCCCTGGGCCAGGCGTCCCTCTCCCTGCAGCCTGAACCACCCCGACGCCCGGCGCTGGAAGAGGTCCGCAAGGCCATGGGCATCCCCTCCCAGGGCGATCTCCGCGGTCAGCAGGACACCGTGGGGTTTGCGTCCAGGCCCGATCAGATGGCCCAGGTGTGGGAGGCCTCCGCGCTTCCTCCCGCCCCGGAGTTCGCCGGTCCGTTGCCCGCTCCCGGGGTCGCCGGGCTCATCTGCCCCCACGATGACTATCTTTATGCGGGCCGAGTCTATCGCCGCATCCTGCCCCTGGTGACGGCCCGGACTGTCGTGCTGGTGGGCGTCTTCCACAAGTACCGGCGCTTCGGCGCCAAGGATGCGCTGGTGTTCGACTCCTACCGGGCCTGGCGTTCCCCCGACGGGGAGATCCCGGTCTCGGAGCTACGGAAGGATCTGCTGGCGAAGCTTCCGGCGGTGGATGTCATCCAGGATGCGGCGATGCAGGACAGTGAGCACTCCGTCGAGGCCATCGCCTATTGGCTGAAGCACCTCAATCCCAAAGTGGAGATTGTGTCGGTCCTGGTCCCTTCGGCCTCCTTTGACCGGTTCCAGGAACTGGCCACGCATCTGGGGAAGGCCCTGGCGGAAAGCGCCAAGGCCCGCGGGTGGTCCCTGGGGAGAGATTTGGCAGTGGTCATCTCCTCCGATGGCATTCATTACGGCACAGACTTCAAATACACGCCGTACGGCGAAGGGGGCGTGGGCCCCTACACCGAGGCGGTCGCGCGGGATCGCGACCTGCTGAAGGGTCCGCTGGCCGGGCCGGTGACCGCCGCCAAAGCCGGGGCCTTTTTCTCGGCGGTCGTGAACCCGCAGAACCCCGATGAATACCGAATGCCCTGGTGCGGCCGCTTCTCCATCCCTTTCGGCCTGCTGCTCTTGGGAGAGACGGCCCGCGCGATGGGCAGCCCCGTGCCCACGGGCCAGACCATCGCCTTCGGCACCTCGATCAGCTTTCCCCAGCTGCCGGTCCGGAGCCAGGGCCTGGGTGTCACCGCCGAGGCGAACCTCTACCATTTTGTGAGCTATCCCGGGGTGGCCTACACCCTGGGGAGGGAGTGA
- a CDS encoding ATP-binding protein produces MRRRSKGAWMKTMTCCDIDPRTMSREEALTLSDADKIKYFKLVRLKHPRIAETLNEMTLRATSDMGKGIVLLIGPTGVGKSTLIKTLGEQMISRERAEIDADPSYVPVAMMVAPASGGPGFSWKMFYSVLGKALREPLMEKKLETRIEGDKTFVRLPGSGSTLAGMKLAVADIIKSRRTKLVVVDEAVPMLRPAPGNSLENHMDTIKTMVDNDMTLVLVGSYDLLELASKGDQVARRSAIVHFRRYLTGIPEDERAFRKALQQLQKFMPLQDMPDLTDRALELQTTCIGCVGILKTVLLSTLNSALHNGGKWSESHLEKAQFSRAQFTKIMTATLSGEASIQDSELGSGTFEALMAQAKLIETMRRGIA; encoded by the coding sequence GTGCGCAGGAGATCGAAGGGAGCATGGATGAAGACTATGACCTGCTGTGACATCGACCCCCGCACCATGAGCCGGGAGGAAGCGCTGACGCTGTCGGACGCCGACAAGATCAAATACTTCAAGCTTGTCCGCCTGAAACACCCCCGAATCGCGGAAACCTTGAACGAGATGACCCTCCGGGCCACATCGGACATGGGGAAGGGCATCGTCCTCCTCATCGGGCCTACCGGTGTCGGCAAGTCCACCCTGATCAAAACCCTTGGGGAGCAGATGATCAGCAGGGAACGTGCGGAGATCGATGCCGACCCTTCCTATGTTCCGGTGGCGATGATGGTCGCACCGGCTTCTGGGGGTCCCGGCTTCTCCTGGAAGATGTTCTATTCGGTCCTGGGGAAGGCCCTGCGGGAACCGCTGATGGAGAAGAAGCTTGAGACCAGGATCGAGGGGGACAAGACCTTCGTTCGCCTTCCGGGATCAGGAAGCACGCTGGCCGGGATGAAGCTGGCGGTGGCCGACATCATCAAGTCCCGCCGAACGAAACTGGTCGTGGTCGATGAGGCGGTTCCCATGCTCCGCCCAGCCCCCGGGAACAGCCTTGAAAACCACATGGACACCATCAAGACCATGGTGGACAACGACATGACCCTGGTCCTGGTTGGTTCTTACGACCTTCTTGAACTCGCCAGCAAGGGCGATCAGGTGGCAAGGCGTTCGGCCATTGTCCATTTCCGCCGTTACCTGACCGGGATCCCGGAGGACGAACGGGCGTTCCGGAAGGCGCTGCAGCAGTTGCAGAAATTCATGCCCCTCCAAGACATGCCGGACCTCACCGACCGGGCCCTGGAACTCCAGACCACCTGCATCGGATGTGTCGGCATCCTCAAGACCGTCCTTCTCTCCACCCTTAACAGCGCCCTGCACAACGGTGGGAAATGGTCCGAATCGCACCTTGAGAAGGCCCAGTTCAGCAGGGCACAGTTCACCAAGATCATGACCGCGACCCTTAGCGGGGAAGCCAGCATCCAGGATTCCGAACTTGGTTCGGGGACGTTCGAGGCCCTGATGGCCCAGGCGAAGTTGATCGAGACCATGCGCCGGGGTATCGCGTGA
- a CDS encoding TniQ family protein — MIDPEDEWGLDCPGTGFELPPRSPLIRLQPLGLGTPDRECLSSYFLRLADAHRLSPMMLAREILFPERIKEGVLRTNHFDCAWKRPFFNGIGVPCQVWVPRLKELTMVDGLERLTLGFLDRLSTRGLVSAKSRWCPACFREDQERGIPYGRLIWCIEAVTCCPKHGNKLVERCGCGPDEAQAPGMIKCLPHICNQCGRNLGLENGRGSDLPSEKDLRHSRMVADLLLSELPAPDQPSSRDIADFLNESLTTYANGNAMALGRLLGVGKSTLHGWLHRGHTPGFTEIMMIAEAHGCSISDVICGRSEAVTTSPMIPKSIRTAKKRQKKKPRKLNWDTIIKRLKEILEQDPPINVAEASRRVEVSYDLLKNKEPEICSAITARWMIWQRSLVVQRDEELAERVRLAARQMAESGIRPTWRRLQDEGLLAGSPWRSRVALRGMCKDIWLEFHPSGGI; from the coding sequence GTGATCGATCCTGAAGACGAATGGGGCTTGGATTGTCCGGGGACCGGATTCGAATTGCCGCCCCGATCGCCCCTCATCCGCCTTCAGCCTCTTGGTCTCGGGACGCCCGACAGGGAATGTCTCAGCAGCTACTTCCTGCGCTTGGCCGATGCCCACCGCCTTTCCCCGATGATGCTGGCCAGGGAGATCCTTTTCCCCGAACGGATCAAGGAAGGTGTCCTGCGCACCAACCACTTCGATTGCGCCTGGAAACGTCCTTTCTTCAATGGAATCGGGGTCCCATGCCAGGTGTGGGTCCCGCGCCTGAAAGAACTCACGATGGTGGACGGGCTTGAACGCCTCACCCTGGGGTTCCTTGACAGGCTGTCCACCCGTGGACTTGTCAGCGCCAAATCCCGGTGGTGCCCAGCTTGCTTCCGAGAGGACCAGGAACGCGGAATCCCTTACGGGCGACTGATCTGGTGCATCGAAGCCGTGACCTGTTGCCCGAAACACGGGAACAAGCTGGTAGAACGGTGCGGTTGTGGGCCTGATGAGGCGCAGGCCCCGGGGATGATCAAGTGTCTGCCGCACATCTGCAATCAATGCGGTCGGAATCTCGGACTGGAAAACGGCAGGGGATCTGACCTCCCTTCGGAAAAGGACCTCAGGCACAGCCGGATGGTGGCGGATCTGCTGCTGAGTGAGCTTCCGGCGCCGGATCAGCCATCAAGTCGGGACATCGCCGATTTCCTGAACGAATCGCTGACGACCTATGCCAATGGGAATGCCATGGCCCTTGGCCGGCTCCTTGGGGTCGGCAAATCCACCCTGCATGGATGGCTTCATCGCGGGCATACACCTGGATTCACGGAAATTATGATGATCGCGGAAGCACATGGGTGTTCGATCTCGGATGTCATATGCGGACGTTCCGAAGCCGTGACCACGAGCCCGATGATCCCCAAGTCGATCCGGACGGCGAAAAAGCGACAGAAGAAGAAGCCCAGAAAGCTCAATTGGGACACCATCATCAAGCGCTTGAAGGAAATCCTTGAACAGGACCCGCCCATCAATGTGGCTGAAGCCAGCCGGCGCGTGGAGGTGTCCTACGATCTCCTCAAGAACAAGGAACCCGAGATCTGCTCAGCCATCACCGCAAGGTGGATGATCTGGCAGAGATCCCTTGTGGTGCAGAGGGATGAGGAGCTTGCGGAACGGGTCCGGTTGGCCGCACGCCAGATGGCGGAAAGCGGTATCCGCCCGACTTGGCGACGACTTCAAGATGAAGGGTTGCTTGCCGGGTCCCCTTGGAGAAGCAGAGTCGCCCTAAGAGGGATGTGCAAGGACATCTGGCTGGAATTCCACCCATCAGGTGGAATCTGA
- the mnmA gene encoding tRNA 2-thiouridine(34) synthase MnmA codes for MKRGDRVLAAMSGGVDSSVMAALLHRAGYEVIGISMQLFDKKGLQTSEGKCCTLDDFQDARRVAYDLGFAHYVMDFEERFRDTVIEGFIQGYLDGETPSPCIRCNQHLKFSTLMDRAEALGAAFVATGHYATITHEDGRWHLRKASDPAKDQSYFLFHHHQATLARTLFPLAHLTKPEVRRLGAELGLHLAEKPESQEICFVTQDRYDAFLEAEGRTPGLGDGDIRHLDGRVLGRHQGYWRHTIGQRRGLGVAFADPLYVIRLEPATNTVWVGGEADLFGQELVARELTWVDGPPEGPLACEARIRSRSPEAEALVIPLPNGRVKVAFAEPQRAIAPGQAVVFYRDGEVLGGGWIDGCADRPGIGPSGL; via the coding sequence TTGAAGCGGGGGGACCGGGTTCTGGCGGCCATGTCCGGTGGCGTGGACAGCTCCGTGATGGCGGCCCTGCTGCACCGGGCCGGGTACGAGGTCATCGGCATTTCCATGCAGCTCTTCGACAAGAAGGGGCTTCAAACTTCGGAAGGGAAATGCTGCACTCTTGATGACTTCCAGGATGCCCGACGGGTAGCTTACGACCTCGGCTTCGCCCACTATGTCATGGACTTCGAGGAGCGGTTTCGGGACACCGTCATTGAAGGCTTCATCCAGGGGTATCTGGATGGCGAAACGCCAAGTCCTTGTATACGATGCAACCAACACCTCAAGTTCTCCACCCTGATGGATCGGGCCGAGGCCCTGGGAGCCGCCTTCGTGGCCACCGGGCACTACGCGACCATTACCCATGAAGATGGGCGCTGGCACCTCCGCAAGGCTTCCGATCCAGCCAAGGATCAGAGCTATTTCCTCTTCCACCACCATCAGGCCACGCTGGCGCGAACCCTCTTCCCCCTGGCTCATCTCACCAAGCCGGAGGTGCGGCGGTTGGGCGCAGAACTGGGCCTCCATCTGGCCGAAAAGCCCGAAAGCCAGGAGATCTGCTTCGTAACCCAGGATCGCTACGACGCCTTTCTCGAAGCCGAAGGCCGCACTCCGGGACTGGGAGACGGGGATATCCGGCACCTGGACGGTCGGGTGCTGGGCCGGCATCAAGGCTACTGGCGACACACCATCGGGCAGCGCCGGGGGCTGGGCGTCGCGTTTGCCGACCCCCTCTATGTGATCCGGCTCGAGCCCGCCACGAACACCGTCTGGGTGGGCGGCGAGGCCGATCTCTTTGGCCAGGAGCTGGTGGCCCGCGAGCTGACCTGGGTGGACGGTCCTCCCGAAGGCCCCCTGGCCTGCGAGGCGCGGATCCGCAGCCGCTCCCCGGAGGCCGAGGCCCTCGTGATCCCCCTGCCAAACGGCCGGGTGAAGGTCGCCTTCGCCGAACCCCAGCGGGCCATCGCCCCCGGGCAGGCCGTGGTCTTCTACCGGGACGGCGAAGTCCTCGGAGGTGGGTGGATCGATGGCTGTGCAGACCGCCCGGGGATCGGCCCCTCGGGCCTGTGA
- a CDS encoding transcriptional repressor, which translates to MRQTPQREGILRVLKDSDRPLTVEEIWERMPERRSGLPTVYRNLERFVHEGWAESIMGPDQVMRFVRCDSRHHHHHLQCERCGRTTEVDACGLDASLTELEKLSGFRITRHQLMLFGLCSACRAEKDR; encoded by the coding sequence ATGAGGCAGACCCCTCAGCGGGAGGGGATCCTGCGCGTGTTGAAGGACTCCGATCGCCCCCTTACCGTGGAGGAGATCTGGGAGCGCATGCCCGAGCGCCGTTCGGGGCTCCCCACGGTCTACCGCAACCTCGAACGGTTCGTCCACGAGGGTTGGGCGGAGAGCATCATGGGGCCCGACCAGGTCATGCGGTTCGTGCGGTGCGACTCACGGCACCATCACCACCACCTGCAGTGCGAGCGCTGCGGCCGCACCACGGAAGTGGATGCCTGCGGCCTCGACGCGTCGCTGACGGAACTGGAAAAGCTCTCGGGATTCCGGATCACCCGCCATCAGCTCATGCTCTTCGGGCTCTGCAGCGCCTGTCGCGCTGAAAAAGACCGTTGA
- a CDS encoding LptF/LptG family permease → MPAVLTRYILRRWSLPLVGALLFYGLLLLANEMVAIAKQIFSQGAPLRWLVPLLLTSLPEILGMVLPMAAVLGGLLGTQQLMEGSELVAAQGLGAGRRIWTTPWAILAVALVTLATLNAHLLVPAAARIQQGLQVRMTEEAQARFLRPGGPPWFPPSAPHSAFWVSPEGQIHIMESTPQGVQHLTAATMTYALEAKPDGSSELQLHLSGLQGVLYQPAGAGSVLHLHQEKQVLRFAIPSGNRLLPPTPLRYENSATLLKLGRRPDSGVETPDTKNRRIQALIEVCRRTTLPLAAAALLLLGIGLGFGHPRFYRGGAILKSMLVIMLYYLVMKYFENMWLAEKLKTVAPLLLLPFPFLIAGWLLLHLRLRPHHPNRLWRRLSPRFKPVRSHLAPTLQRMAEAKARLLRWIHGKGTQHGILRHWSTLAWWRNWASALGSLLVLNLLVEYATLAGDLSKNGVQIHVFARYWFWNLPPFLVIALPMAFLLGSLLSLSEAALSREWLALRAGGVSLLRWLWCSRYAWGVVALLTLVLQAGVAPTAMSRANSLYRRILNRSEVQTSSRPWLHLGATGVLWHLQADQRWGFPLKAPGEAPILLRWRLGAPRAEALAWGGLHLVQGPEADQLFPTQALRASASAEEARTLDLLHWQRWAPDPERSYMLWSRLLGWLAGPCLVLAMLSFAFPGPRQGRGQALGAGLVAGLVFLGLQTLFGGAARASEIPAYWGVLAPLLILMSISLLRLQRLRT, encoded by the coding sequence GTGCCTGCCGTACTGACCCGATACATCCTGCGCCGATGGAGCCTGCCTCTTGTGGGAGCCCTGCTCTTCTATGGGTTGCTCCTGCTTGCCAACGAGATGGTGGCCATCGCCAAGCAGATCTTCTCCCAGGGGGCGCCCCTTCGCTGGCTCGTGCCGCTGCTGTTGACCTCGCTGCCGGAAATCCTGGGCATGGTGCTTCCCATGGCGGCGGTCCTCGGAGGTTTGCTTGGGACGCAGCAGTTGATGGAAGGTTCCGAACTGGTGGCAGCCCAAGGACTTGGCGCTGGTAGGCGCATCTGGACGACCCCCTGGGCGATCCTGGCCGTTGCCCTCGTGACCCTGGCCACGCTCAACGCCCACCTGCTGGTCCCCGCTGCGGCCCGGATCCAGCAGGGACTGCAGGTTCGGATGACCGAAGAGGCCCAGGCCCGATTCCTCCGGCCAGGAGGCCCACCCTGGTTCCCCCCCAGCGCTCCCCACTCCGCCTTCTGGGTTTCCCCGGAAGGCCAGATCCACATCATGGAATCGACCCCCCAAGGGGTGCAGCACCTCACCGCCGCCACCATGACCTATGCGCTGGAGGCCAAGCCGGATGGTTCCTCCGAGCTCCAGCTCCACCTTTCAGGGCTTCAGGGCGTCCTCTACCAGCCCGCTGGGGCCGGGAGTGTTCTCCACCTCCATCAGGAAAAACAGGTTCTCCGCTTTGCCATTCCCTCGGGCAATCGCCTGCTCCCCCCCACGCCGCTGCGTTACGAGAACAGTGCCACGCTGCTGAAGCTGGGGCGGCGACCGGATTCTGGGGTGGAAACGCCTGACACGAAGAACCGGCGAATCCAGGCGTTGATCGAGGTGTGCCGGCGCACGACCTTGCCGCTGGCCGCGGCGGCCTTGCTGCTCCTGGGCATCGGCCTGGGGTTCGGGCATCCCCGGTTCTACCGAGGGGGCGCCATTCTGAAGAGCATGTTGGTCATCATGCTCTATTATTTGGTGATGAAGTACTTTGAAAACATGTGGTTGGCTGAGAAGTTAAAAACGGTTGCCCCCCTGCTGCTGCTCCCCTTCCCCTTCCTGATCGCCGGCTGGCTCCTGCTTCACCTGCGCCTGCGTCCCCACCATCCGAACCGCCTTTGGCGGAGGCTCTCCCCCCGGTTCAAGCCCGTTCGGTCCCACTTGGCTCCGACGCTGCAGCGAATGGCCGAGGCCAAAGCCCGTCTGCTGCGCTGGATCCACGGAAAGGGCACCCAGCATGGGATCCTCCGCCACTGGTCGACCCTCGCCTGGTGGCGGAACTGGGCCTCAGCCTTGGGGAGCCTGCTCGTTTTGAACCTCCTGGTGGAGTACGCAACCCTGGCGGGTGACCTATCGAAGAATGGCGTTCAAATCCATGTATTTGCTCGTTATTGGTTCTGGAATCTCCCCCCCTTCCTGGTGATAGCCCTACCGATGGCCTTCTTGCTGGGCAGCCTACTCTCCCTTTCGGAAGCGGCCCTCAGCCGAGAATGGCTGGCCCTTCGGGCGGGGGGCGTCAGCCTGCTGCGCTGGCTCTGGTGCAGCCGCTACGCCTGGGGGGTGGTCGCCCTTCTGACCCTGGTGCTGCAAGCGGGGGTCGCCCCTACTGCCATGAGCCGTGCCAACAGTCTTTATCGACGAATACTCAATCGGTCTGAGGTCCAAACATCTTCGCGCCCCTGGCTGCATTTGGGGGCTACGGGCGTTCTCTGGCACCTTCAGGCAGATCAGCGCTGGGGCTTCCCCCTGAAGGCTCCGGGGGAGGCACCGATCCTGCTGCGGTGGCGCCTCGGCGCCCCCCGGGCCGAGGCCCTGGCCTGGGGCGGCCTCCATCTGGTGCAAGGGCCCGAGGCGGATCAGCTCTTCCCCACCCAGGCGCTCCGGGCCTCCGCTTCTGCTGAAGAGGCCCGCACCCTCGACCTGCTCCACTGGCAGCGGTGGGCGCCGGACCCCGAGCGATCCTACATGCTCTGGAGCCGCCTGCTCGGTTGGCTGGCCGGCCCCTGCCTTGTCCTGGCCATGTTGTCCTTCGCCTTCCCGGGCCCCCGTCAGGGGCGTGGCCAGGCCCTGGGGGCCGGGCTGGTGGCCGGACTGGTGTTCCTGGGACTCCAGACCCTATTCGGCGGCGCAGCCCGGGCTTCCGAGATCCCCGCCTATTGGGGCGTCCTGGCCCCCCTGCTCATCCTGATGTCCATCTCCCTGTTGCGCCTTCAGCGCCTGAGAACCTGA